From Syngnathus scovelli strain Florida chromosome 14, RoL_Ssco_1.2, whole genome shotgun sequence, one genomic window encodes:
- the asxl2 gene encoding putative Polycomb group protein ASXL2 isoform X5 produces MRERQKMKKKGRTWAEAAKTVLEKYPNTPMSHKEILQVIQRERLKEISGTSPLACLNAMLHTNSRGEEGIFYKVPGRMGVYTLKKDISEVATELSEEESDESSENLSDSRSSENNSGPQEGRRRRWMRPVPSQPTSPQPRCSSPSVTAKLISPSQKHSKKALKQALKQQQQRNQRRQAAMPSASTSRLLLKTIKDMADNIAAKTDLCLASGPRKVSQRPRRLSAGHLKRNRCKIDVETPDSILVNTNLRAIINKHTFSVLPLDCQQRLLRLLPQVDQQVCTDGLLKVTNSALNNEFFTSAAQSWKERLAEGEFTPELQLRMRQEIEKEKRVEHWKEAFFESYYGENSGLSLEESKELAKDNLKWEPKPRQPRQLARVSEEANATKDRCSRSDEVKDSKTMSSMEKTQPPSRESLYVPEQMKTRRSQQAEERKMPAPTLGAVPKERDERVTTKTPSEKENKVKLPQSPPKMRPLPQARRDVMEDPLTSGVKPPAETKAEPEGASEQQKRKPVGLPEDEATPEKRQRMSSISSVSSVSSVSPPASSTPSPAAPTSAGSQRVPPLMIPVSRTLTNDVSPRTPLPVSISSPTRTGARTLADIKAKAQLARAQRAAAAAAFRAARPESGQGAGSVEPTKHFPRPTSPQASARLSVNTTSTPPSRPQDSLDPVSPLNIPDVRTVHVQPSGTFSDSATGCQETPCGSTRSSFCIPANNPLVARLLQGKEVPLEQILPKPLGKVETQMSNLHSSKEKTIGGPEQHQSNTAGWAFANDTRYPKEPLDKDTQEQILQTLMERRIQHGGHQALHGEEHVDRPRISVGFLGHKRTSRPAMSGHYLLNVSTYGRGSESKRPHRAAFPDVVGLKREAADGQEAAPEGTYESKMEQRGLSVSKREQADSLLPCTAIKSELGCEQNATDDKIPGHKQVCNQGKAEPYLPLKEPSHQRPSAFPTPRMPIHQESLSSRYGGTISVSVPHTLNHNAGGGETAPDGGSVMSFSVTVTTIPAAASALDSGDLSGPAPPEPSFMEAAGMEDTQSKCYCRLKAMIMCKGCGAFCHHDCIGPSELCVSCLVVR; encoded by the exons ATGAGGGAGCGACAGAAAATGAAGAAGAAAGGAAGGACGTGGGCGGAAGCCGCAAAGACG GTGCTGGAAAAATACCCCAACACCCCCATGAGCCATAAAGAAATCTTGCAGGTCATCCAAAGAGAAAGACTTAAAGAGATAag CGGAACGTCCCCGTTGGCCTGTCTGAATGCAATGCTGCACACAAACTCTCGCGGAGAGGAGGGAATCTTCTACAAAGTTCCAGGCAGGATGGGCGTCTACACCTTGAAG AAGGACATCTCTGAGGTGGCCACCGAGCTGTCGGAGGAAGAATCCGACGAGAGCAGCGAAAATCTTTCTGACTCACGGAGCTCTGAAAACAATAGCGGGCCTCAGGAAGGCAGGAGGAGACGCTGGATGCGGCCAG TTCCCTCCCAGCCGACGTCGCCGCAGCCTCGCTGCTCGTCCCCGTCCGTCACCGCCAAGCTCATCTCGCCCTCGCAGAAGCACAGCAAGAAAGCCCTCAAACAG GCCCtgaagcagcagcaacagcgtaACCAACGCAGGCAGGCGGCCATGCCCAGCGCATCCACATCCAGGCTGCTGCTGAAGACCATCAAAGACATGGCTGACAACATCGCCGCCAAGACCG ATCTCTGCCTTGCCAGCGGCCCCAGGAAGGTTTCTCAGAGGCCACGTCGTCTCAGTGCAG GCCACCTAAAACGTAACAGGTGCAAAATCGACGTGGAGACCCCAGACTCCATTTTGGTCAACACCAACCTGCGAGCCATCATCAACAAGCACACCTTCTCCGTTCTGCCGCTGGACTGCCAGCAGAGGCTGCTGCGACTACTTCCCCAAGTGGACCAGCAG GTCTGCACGGATGGCCTCCTCAAAGTCACGAATTCGGCGTTGAACAACGAATTCTTCACATCGGCGGCGCAGTCATGGAAAGAACGGCTGGCCGAGG GTGAATTTACTCCAGAGCTGCAGCTGCGGATGCGCCAGGAAATCGAAAAGGAGAAGAGAGTTGAGCACTGGAAAGAAGCCTTCTTTGAGAGCTACTACGGCGAAAA TTCTGGACTCAGTCTTGAGGAATCTAAAGAGTTGGCCAAAGACAATCTAAAATGGGAGCCCAAGCCACGTCAGCCAAGACAGCTGGCCCGAGTGTCGGAGGAGGCTAACGCCACCAAGGACCGCTGCAGCCGGAGCGACGAGGTCAAAGACTCAAAGACCATGTCATCAATGGAGAAAACGCAACCTCCTTCGAGAGAATCTCTTTATGTCCCAGAACAGATGAAAACCAGACGCTCTCAGCAAGCCGAGGAGCGTAAGATGCCCGCGCCGACTTTGGGAGCAGTACCCAAAGAGCGCGATGAGCGCGTCACCACAAAGACGCCGAGcgagaaagaaaacaaagtgAAACTGCCCCAGTCTCCTCCCAAGATGAGGCCTCTTCCTCAAGCTCGAAGGGACGTCATGGAGGATCCACTGACGTCTGGGGTTAAGCCTCCTGCAGAGACAAAGGCTGAGCCAGAAGGCGCTTCAGAACAACAGAAAAGAAAGCCTGTCGGCCTGCCGGAGGATGAGGCCACGCCGGAAAAAAGACAGCGCATGTCCTCCATTTCCTCAGTGTCGTCCGTCTCCTCTGTCTCCCCGCCGGCGTCATCCACTCCCAGCCCGGCCGCGCCTACCTCGGCCGGCAGCCAGAGAGTTCCGCCACTCATG ATTCCAGTCTCACGAACTCTTACCAACGACGTGTCGCCAAGGACGCCTCTGCCCGTCTCCATCAGCAGCCCAACTCGCACCGGCGCTCGCACTTTGGCAGACATCAAAGCCAAAGCTCAGCTTGCACGAGCGCAACGAGCAGCGGCGGCCGCTGCCTTCAGGGCTGCTCGGCCCGAGTCTGGGCAAGGTGCAGGCAGCGTCGAGCCGACGAAACATTTCCCGAGGCCGACATCGCCACAGGCCTCTGCCAGGTTATCTgttaacaccaccagcacaccaccgtctcgcccgcaggactCCCTCGATCCAGTCAGCCCCTTAAACATTCCGGACGTCAGAACAGTTCACGTGCAACCGTCTGGCACTTTTTCAGACTCGGCAACCGGCTGTCAGGAAACCCCTTGTGGATCCACCCGAAGCAGCTTCTGCATCCCTGCAAACAACCCGCTGGTCGCCAGGCTCTTGCAAGGCAAAGAAGTCCCTTTGGAGCAGATCCTCCCCAAACCACTCGGCAAGGTGGAGACCCAGATGTCAAATTTACACTCCAGCAAGGAGAAGACCATTGGCGGTCCCGAACAACACCAGAGCAACACCGCCGGCTGGGCCTTCGCCAATGACACCAGGTATCCCAAGGAACCTCTGGACAAAGACACTCAGGAGCAGATCTTACAGACTCTGATGGAGAGGAGAATTCAACACGGTGGACATCAAGCGCTGCACGGCGAGGAACACGTGGACCGACCGCGGATATCCGTTGGATTCTTGGGCCACAAGAGGACGTCGAGGCCCGCCATGTCAGGACACTATCTCCTCAACGTGTCCACGTACGGCCGAGGTTCAGAGAGCAAacggccccaccgagccgccttcccCGATGTGGTCGGTCTGAAGAGAGAAGCGGCGGATGGCCAGGAGGCGGCGCCAGAGGGGACATATGAATCTAAAATGGAGCAGCGGGGATTGTCCGTGAGCAAGCGCGAGCAAGCCGACAGCCTTCTGCCTTGTACGGCCATTAAAAGCGAGCTGGGATGTGAGCAAAATGCGACAGACGACAAGATCCCAGGCCACAAGCAAGTCTGCAATCAAGGAAAAGCTGAGCCATACCTTCCACTCAAAGAACCCAGTCACCAACGACCGTCTGCCTTCCCGACCCCGAGGATGCCCATCCATCAGGAATCGCTGTCGTCCCGCTACGGCGGAACCATCAGTGTGTCTGTACCGCACACTTTGAACCACAACGCTGGCGGCGGCGAGACGGCGCCAGACGGCGGGAGCGTCATGTCCTTCTCGGTGACTGTCACCACCATCCCTGCAGCCGCCAGCGCCTTGGACTCCGGTGACCTCAGCGGGCCGGCGCCGCCGGAGCCATCCTTCATGGAGGCTGCCGGCATGGAGGACACACAGTCCAAGTGCTACTGTCGGCTTAAGGCCATGATCATGTGCAAAGGCTGCGGGGCCTTCTGCCACCACGACTGCATCGGACCATCTGAGCTGTGCGTCTCGTGTCTGGTGGTACGATGA
- the asxl2 gene encoding putative Polycomb group protein ASXL2 isoform X1: MRERQKMKKKGRTWAEAAKTVLEKYPNTPMSHKEILQVIQRERLKEIRSGTSPLACLNAMLHTNSRGEEGIFYKVPGRMGVYTLKKDISEVATELSEEESDESSENLSDSRSSENNSGPQEGRRRRWMRPVPSQPTSPQPRCSSPSVTAKLISPSQKHSKKALKQALKQQQQRNQRRQAAMPSASTSRLLLKTIKDMADNIAAKTDLCLASGPRKVSQRPRRLSAGHLKRNRCKIDVETPDSILVNTNLRAIINKHTFSVLPLDCQQRLLRLLPQVDQQQVCTDGLLKVTNSALNNEFFTSAAQSWKERLAEGEFTPELQLRMRQEIEKEKRVEHWKEAFFESYYGENSGLSLEESKELAKDNLKWEPKPRQPRQLARVSEEANATKDRCSRSDEVKDSKTMSSMEKTQPPSRESLYVPEQMKTRRSQQAEERKMPAPTLGAVPKERDERVTTKTPSEKENKVKLPQSPPKMRPLPQARRDVMEDPLTSGVKPPAETKAEPEGASEQQKRKPVGLPEDEATPEKRQRMSSISSVSSVSSVSPPASSTPSPAAPTSAGSQRVPPLMIPVSRTLTNDVSPRTPLPVSISSPTRTGARTLADIKAKAQLARAQRAAAAAAFRAARPESGQGAGSVEPTKHFPRPTSPQASARLSVNTTSTPPSRPQDSLDPVSPLNIPDVRTVHVQPSGTFSDSATGCQETPCGSTRSSFCIPANNPLVARLLQGKEVPLEQILPKPLGKVETQMSNLHSSKEKTIGGPEQHQSNTAGWAFANDTRYPKEPLDKDTQEQILQTLMERRIQHGGHQALHGEEHVDRPRISVGFLGHKRTSRPAMSGHYLLNVSTYGRGSESKRPHRAAFPDVVGLKREAADGQEAAPEGTYESKMEQRGLSVSKREQADSLLPCTAIKSELGCEQNATDDKIPGHKQVCNQGKAEPYLPLKEPSHQRPSAFPTPRMPIHQESLSSRYGGTISVSVPHTLNHNAGGGETAPDGGSVMSFSVTVTTIPAAASALDSGDLSGPAPPEPSFMEAAGMEDTQSKCYCRLKAMIMCKGCGAFCHHDCIGPSELCVSCLVVR; encoded by the exons ATGAGGGAGCGACAGAAAATGAAGAAGAAAGGAAGGACGTGGGCGGAAGCCGCAAAGACG GTGCTGGAAAAATACCCCAACACCCCCATGAGCCATAAAGAAATCTTGCAGGTCATCCAAAGAGAAAGACTTAAAGAGATAa GAAGCGGAACGTCCCCGTTGGCCTGTCTGAATGCAATGCTGCACACAAACTCTCGCGGAGAGGAGGGAATCTTCTACAAAGTTCCAGGCAGGATGGGCGTCTACACCTTGAAG AAGGACATCTCTGAGGTGGCCACCGAGCTGTCGGAGGAAGAATCCGACGAGAGCAGCGAAAATCTTTCTGACTCACGGAGCTCTGAAAACAATAGCGGGCCTCAGGAAGGCAGGAGGAGACGCTGGATGCGGCCAG TTCCCTCCCAGCCGACGTCGCCGCAGCCTCGCTGCTCGTCCCCGTCCGTCACCGCCAAGCTCATCTCGCCCTCGCAGAAGCACAGCAAGAAAGCCCTCAAACAG GCCCtgaagcagcagcaacagcgtaACCAACGCAGGCAGGCGGCCATGCCCAGCGCATCCACATCCAGGCTGCTGCTGAAGACCATCAAAGACATGGCTGACAACATCGCCGCCAAGACCG ATCTCTGCCTTGCCAGCGGCCCCAGGAAGGTTTCTCAGAGGCCACGTCGTCTCAGTGCAG GCCACCTAAAACGTAACAGGTGCAAAATCGACGTGGAGACCCCAGACTCCATTTTGGTCAACACCAACCTGCGAGCCATCATCAACAAGCACACCTTCTCCGTTCTGCCGCTGGACTGCCAGCAGAGGCTGCTGCGACTACTTCCCCAAGTGGACCAGCAG CAGGTCTGCACGGATGGCCTCCTCAAAGTCACGAATTCGGCGTTGAACAACGAATTCTTCACATCGGCGGCGCAGTCATGGAAAGAACGGCTGGCCGAGG GTGAATTTACTCCAGAGCTGCAGCTGCGGATGCGCCAGGAAATCGAAAAGGAGAAGAGAGTTGAGCACTGGAAAGAAGCCTTCTTTGAGAGCTACTACGGCGAAAA TTCTGGACTCAGTCTTGAGGAATCTAAAGAGTTGGCCAAAGACAATCTAAAATGGGAGCCCAAGCCACGTCAGCCAAGACAGCTGGCCCGAGTGTCGGAGGAGGCTAACGCCACCAAGGACCGCTGCAGCCGGAGCGACGAGGTCAAAGACTCAAAGACCATGTCATCAATGGAGAAAACGCAACCTCCTTCGAGAGAATCTCTTTATGTCCCAGAACAGATGAAAACCAGACGCTCTCAGCAAGCCGAGGAGCGTAAGATGCCCGCGCCGACTTTGGGAGCAGTACCCAAAGAGCGCGATGAGCGCGTCACCACAAAGACGCCGAGcgagaaagaaaacaaagtgAAACTGCCCCAGTCTCCTCCCAAGATGAGGCCTCTTCCTCAAGCTCGAAGGGACGTCATGGAGGATCCACTGACGTCTGGGGTTAAGCCTCCTGCAGAGACAAAGGCTGAGCCAGAAGGCGCTTCAGAACAACAGAAAAGAAAGCCTGTCGGCCTGCCGGAGGATGAGGCCACGCCGGAAAAAAGACAGCGCATGTCCTCCATTTCCTCAGTGTCGTCCGTCTCCTCTGTCTCCCCGCCGGCGTCATCCACTCCCAGCCCGGCCGCGCCTACCTCGGCCGGCAGCCAGAGAGTTCCGCCACTCATG ATTCCAGTCTCACGAACTCTTACCAACGACGTGTCGCCAAGGACGCCTCTGCCCGTCTCCATCAGCAGCCCAACTCGCACCGGCGCTCGCACTTTGGCAGACATCAAAGCCAAAGCTCAGCTTGCACGAGCGCAACGAGCAGCGGCGGCCGCTGCCTTCAGGGCTGCTCGGCCCGAGTCTGGGCAAGGTGCAGGCAGCGTCGAGCCGACGAAACATTTCCCGAGGCCGACATCGCCACAGGCCTCTGCCAGGTTATCTgttaacaccaccagcacaccaccgtctcgcccgcaggactCCCTCGATCCAGTCAGCCCCTTAAACATTCCGGACGTCAGAACAGTTCACGTGCAACCGTCTGGCACTTTTTCAGACTCGGCAACCGGCTGTCAGGAAACCCCTTGTGGATCCACCCGAAGCAGCTTCTGCATCCCTGCAAACAACCCGCTGGTCGCCAGGCTCTTGCAAGGCAAAGAAGTCCCTTTGGAGCAGATCCTCCCCAAACCACTCGGCAAGGTGGAGACCCAGATGTCAAATTTACACTCCAGCAAGGAGAAGACCATTGGCGGTCCCGAACAACACCAGAGCAACACCGCCGGCTGGGCCTTCGCCAATGACACCAGGTATCCCAAGGAACCTCTGGACAAAGACACTCAGGAGCAGATCTTACAGACTCTGATGGAGAGGAGAATTCAACACGGTGGACATCAAGCGCTGCACGGCGAGGAACACGTGGACCGACCGCGGATATCCGTTGGATTCTTGGGCCACAAGAGGACGTCGAGGCCCGCCATGTCAGGACACTATCTCCTCAACGTGTCCACGTACGGCCGAGGTTCAGAGAGCAAacggccccaccgagccgccttcccCGATGTGGTCGGTCTGAAGAGAGAAGCGGCGGATGGCCAGGAGGCGGCGCCAGAGGGGACATATGAATCTAAAATGGAGCAGCGGGGATTGTCCGTGAGCAAGCGCGAGCAAGCCGACAGCCTTCTGCCTTGTACGGCCATTAAAAGCGAGCTGGGATGTGAGCAAAATGCGACAGACGACAAGATCCCAGGCCACAAGCAAGTCTGCAATCAAGGAAAAGCTGAGCCATACCTTCCACTCAAAGAACCCAGTCACCAACGACCGTCTGCCTTCCCGACCCCGAGGATGCCCATCCATCAGGAATCGCTGTCGTCCCGCTACGGCGGAACCATCAGTGTGTCTGTACCGCACACTTTGAACCACAACGCTGGCGGCGGCGAGACGGCGCCAGACGGCGGGAGCGTCATGTCCTTCTCGGTGACTGTCACCACCATCCCTGCAGCCGCCAGCGCCTTGGACTCCGGTGACCTCAGCGGGCCGGCGCCGCCGGAGCCATCCTTCATGGAGGCTGCCGGCATGGAGGACACACAGTCCAAGTGCTACTGTCGGCTTAAGGCCATGATCATGTGCAAAGGCTGCGGGGCCTTCTGCCACCACGACTGCATCGGACCATCTGAGCTGTGCGTCTCGTGTCTGGTGGTACGATGA
- the asxl2 gene encoding putative Polycomb group protein ASXL2 isoform X2, with amino-acid sequence MRERQKMKKKGRTWAEAAKTVLEKYPNTPMSHKEILQVIQRERLKEIRSGTSPLACLNAMLHTNSRGEEGIFYKVPGRMGVYTLKKDISEVATELSEEESDESSENLSDSRSSENNSGPQEGRRRRWMRPVPSQPTSPQPRCSSPSVTAKLISPSQKHSKKALKQALKQQQQRNQRRQAAMPSASTSRLLLKTIKDMADNIAAKTDLCLASGPRKVSQRPRRLSAGHLKRNRCKIDVETPDSILVNTNLRAIINKHTFSVLPLDCQQRLLRLLPQVDQQVCTDGLLKVTNSALNNEFFTSAAQSWKERLAEGEFTPELQLRMRQEIEKEKRVEHWKEAFFESYYGENSGLSLEESKELAKDNLKWEPKPRQPRQLARVSEEANATKDRCSRSDEVKDSKTMSSMEKTQPPSRESLYVPEQMKTRRSQQAEERKMPAPTLGAVPKERDERVTTKTPSEKENKVKLPQSPPKMRPLPQARRDVMEDPLTSGVKPPAETKAEPEGASEQQKRKPVGLPEDEATPEKRQRMSSISSVSSVSSVSPPASSTPSPAAPTSAGSQRVPPLMIPVSRTLTNDVSPRTPLPVSISSPTRTGARTLADIKAKAQLARAQRAAAAAAFRAARPESGQGAGSVEPTKHFPRPTSPQASARLSVNTTSTPPSRPQDSLDPVSPLNIPDVRTVHVQPSGTFSDSATGCQETPCGSTRSSFCIPANNPLVARLLQGKEVPLEQILPKPLGKVETQMSNLHSSKEKTIGGPEQHQSNTAGWAFANDTRYPKEPLDKDTQEQILQTLMERRIQHGGHQALHGEEHVDRPRISVGFLGHKRTSRPAMSGHYLLNVSTYGRGSESKRPHRAAFPDVVGLKREAADGQEAAPEGTYESKMEQRGLSVSKREQADSLLPCTAIKSELGCEQNATDDKIPGHKQVCNQGKAEPYLPLKEPSHQRPSAFPTPRMPIHQESLSSRYGGTISVSVPHTLNHNAGGGETAPDGGSVMSFSVTVTTIPAAASALDSGDLSGPAPPEPSFMEAAGMEDTQSKCYCRLKAMIMCKGCGAFCHHDCIGPSELCVSCLVVR; translated from the exons ATGAGGGAGCGACAGAAAATGAAGAAGAAAGGAAGGACGTGGGCGGAAGCCGCAAAGACG GTGCTGGAAAAATACCCCAACACCCCCATGAGCCATAAAGAAATCTTGCAGGTCATCCAAAGAGAAAGACTTAAAGAGATAa GAAGCGGAACGTCCCCGTTGGCCTGTCTGAATGCAATGCTGCACACAAACTCTCGCGGAGAGGAGGGAATCTTCTACAAAGTTCCAGGCAGGATGGGCGTCTACACCTTGAAG AAGGACATCTCTGAGGTGGCCACCGAGCTGTCGGAGGAAGAATCCGACGAGAGCAGCGAAAATCTTTCTGACTCACGGAGCTCTGAAAACAATAGCGGGCCTCAGGAAGGCAGGAGGAGACGCTGGATGCGGCCAG TTCCCTCCCAGCCGACGTCGCCGCAGCCTCGCTGCTCGTCCCCGTCCGTCACCGCCAAGCTCATCTCGCCCTCGCAGAAGCACAGCAAGAAAGCCCTCAAACAG GCCCtgaagcagcagcaacagcgtaACCAACGCAGGCAGGCGGCCATGCCCAGCGCATCCACATCCAGGCTGCTGCTGAAGACCATCAAAGACATGGCTGACAACATCGCCGCCAAGACCG ATCTCTGCCTTGCCAGCGGCCCCAGGAAGGTTTCTCAGAGGCCACGTCGTCTCAGTGCAG GCCACCTAAAACGTAACAGGTGCAAAATCGACGTGGAGACCCCAGACTCCATTTTGGTCAACACCAACCTGCGAGCCATCATCAACAAGCACACCTTCTCCGTTCTGCCGCTGGACTGCCAGCAGAGGCTGCTGCGACTACTTCCCCAAGTGGACCAGCAG GTCTGCACGGATGGCCTCCTCAAAGTCACGAATTCGGCGTTGAACAACGAATTCTTCACATCGGCGGCGCAGTCATGGAAAGAACGGCTGGCCGAGG GTGAATTTACTCCAGAGCTGCAGCTGCGGATGCGCCAGGAAATCGAAAAGGAGAAGAGAGTTGAGCACTGGAAAGAAGCCTTCTTTGAGAGCTACTACGGCGAAAA TTCTGGACTCAGTCTTGAGGAATCTAAAGAGTTGGCCAAAGACAATCTAAAATGGGAGCCCAAGCCACGTCAGCCAAGACAGCTGGCCCGAGTGTCGGAGGAGGCTAACGCCACCAAGGACCGCTGCAGCCGGAGCGACGAGGTCAAAGACTCAAAGACCATGTCATCAATGGAGAAAACGCAACCTCCTTCGAGAGAATCTCTTTATGTCCCAGAACAGATGAAAACCAGACGCTCTCAGCAAGCCGAGGAGCGTAAGATGCCCGCGCCGACTTTGGGAGCAGTACCCAAAGAGCGCGATGAGCGCGTCACCACAAAGACGCCGAGcgagaaagaaaacaaagtgAAACTGCCCCAGTCTCCTCCCAAGATGAGGCCTCTTCCTCAAGCTCGAAGGGACGTCATGGAGGATCCACTGACGTCTGGGGTTAAGCCTCCTGCAGAGACAAAGGCTGAGCCAGAAGGCGCTTCAGAACAACAGAAAAGAAAGCCTGTCGGCCTGCCGGAGGATGAGGCCACGCCGGAAAAAAGACAGCGCATGTCCTCCATTTCCTCAGTGTCGTCCGTCTCCTCTGTCTCCCCGCCGGCGTCATCCACTCCCAGCCCGGCCGCGCCTACCTCGGCCGGCAGCCAGAGAGTTCCGCCACTCATG ATTCCAGTCTCACGAACTCTTACCAACGACGTGTCGCCAAGGACGCCTCTGCCCGTCTCCATCAGCAGCCCAACTCGCACCGGCGCTCGCACTTTGGCAGACATCAAAGCCAAAGCTCAGCTTGCACGAGCGCAACGAGCAGCGGCGGCCGCTGCCTTCAGGGCTGCTCGGCCCGAGTCTGGGCAAGGTGCAGGCAGCGTCGAGCCGACGAAACATTTCCCGAGGCCGACATCGCCACAGGCCTCTGCCAGGTTATCTgttaacaccaccagcacaccaccgtctcgcccgcaggactCCCTCGATCCAGTCAGCCCCTTAAACATTCCGGACGTCAGAACAGTTCACGTGCAACCGTCTGGCACTTTTTCAGACTCGGCAACCGGCTGTCAGGAAACCCCTTGTGGATCCACCCGAAGCAGCTTCTGCATCCCTGCAAACAACCCGCTGGTCGCCAGGCTCTTGCAAGGCAAAGAAGTCCCTTTGGAGCAGATCCTCCCCAAACCACTCGGCAAGGTGGAGACCCAGATGTCAAATTTACACTCCAGCAAGGAGAAGACCATTGGCGGTCCCGAACAACACCAGAGCAACACCGCCGGCTGGGCCTTCGCCAATGACACCAGGTATCCCAAGGAACCTCTGGACAAAGACACTCAGGAGCAGATCTTACAGACTCTGATGGAGAGGAGAATTCAACACGGTGGACATCAAGCGCTGCACGGCGAGGAACACGTGGACCGACCGCGGATATCCGTTGGATTCTTGGGCCACAAGAGGACGTCGAGGCCCGCCATGTCAGGACACTATCTCCTCAACGTGTCCACGTACGGCCGAGGTTCAGAGAGCAAacggccccaccgagccgccttcccCGATGTGGTCGGTCTGAAGAGAGAAGCGGCGGATGGCCAGGAGGCGGCGCCAGAGGGGACATATGAATCTAAAATGGAGCAGCGGGGATTGTCCGTGAGCAAGCGCGAGCAAGCCGACAGCCTTCTGCCTTGTACGGCCATTAAAAGCGAGCTGGGATGTGAGCAAAATGCGACAGACGACAAGATCCCAGGCCACAAGCAAGTCTGCAATCAAGGAAAAGCTGAGCCATACCTTCCACTCAAAGAACCCAGTCACCAACGACCGTCTGCCTTCCCGACCCCGAGGATGCCCATCCATCAGGAATCGCTGTCGTCCCGCTACGGCGGAACCATCAGTGTGTCTGTACCGCACACTTTGAACCACAACGCTGGCGGCGGCGAGACGGCGCCAGACGGCGGGAGCGTCATGTCCTTCTCGGTGACTGTCACCACCATCCCTGCAGCCGCCAGCGCCTTGGACTCCGGTGACCTCAGCGGGCCGGCGCCGCCGGAGCCATCCTTCATGGAGGCTGCCGGCATGGAGGACACACAGTCCAAGTGCTACTGTCGGCTTAAGGCCATGATCATGTGCAAAGGCTGCGGGGCCTTCTGCCACCACGACTGCATCGGACCATCTGAGCTGTGCGTCTCGTGTCTGGTGGTACGATGA